The proteins below are encoded in one region of Sminthopsis crassicaudata isolate SCR6 chromosome 1, ASM4859323v1, whole genome shotgun sequence:
- the DMAC1 gene encoding distal membrane-arm assembly complex protein 1 has product MAASTSSSSPVSSAPAAAPGKTSLMGGCLSCRLLSGMGLLGAGGYVYWTARRPMRRGYAPGPGTIFQMVVGISIACWGIIILVDPAGKNHPTDSK; this is encoded by the exons ATGGCTGCCAGCACGTCGTCGTCGTCCCCCGTATCGTCAGCCCCAGCCGCAGCTCCGGGGAAAACCTCGTTAATGGGGGGTTGCCTGAGCTGCCGCCTCTTATCGGGAATGGGGCTATTGGGGGCGGGCGGCTACGTGTACTGGACGGCGCGGCGGCCCATGAGGCGAGGCTATGCCCCCGGCCCCGGGACCATCTTCCAGATGGTCGTTGGCATCA GCATCGCCTGTTGGGGAATAATCATCCTGGTGGATCCTGCAGGAAAAAACCATCCCACAGACTCAAAGTGA